Below is a window of Ischnura elegans chromosome 1, ioIscEleg1.1, whole genome shotgun sequence DNA.
GTAAGGCATGGCCACTAAATGAACCTCCAACCAAATAATTTCAAGGTGTCTGGCTGGACATGTCAAAAAAGAAATTGCATCTTTCATGACAATCAAGCAGCTTGGCCCTGAGTACAATTTTATGAATGGCAATAAACTTATTCAAGCAACAGAAAAAGATTAAATCATAAGAAAGAGCATGATTTCCAAAAAAACAGGCAATTTGCATTCACCATGAATGTGTTGACATGCCAATACGGCGTGGCAGAGCCTTGGATAGCATGAGAGAGATTTGGAACATTTCAAGTTGAACACGTAAGGCAATTGTTAAGACTTATATGAAGGCAGATTGCATCAAGTCACGAAATAAAGGTTCCTTCCAGGTTCGAGCTCAGACTGGATAAAATGATGACAAAGGTAAGAATACTTTGCCATCATTCGCAGCAAGATCACTCACCTATTTTCCCATTGGCGTGCAGAGAACGAATAACGCCTAATGCAGTCCCGTAACTTGCAGTAGCCAAAGAACCGGTGTTACAATGAGTCAGAATTCGAACGGGTCCATCCATCTTTTTCCCACTTAAAATTGCTAACGACCCATTATCCCCAATGGCACGGTTATCAGAAACATCTTTATCAAGCATTCTCTCAATGGCTTGGACAAACCTAAGAAAATAAAGAGCACTATTCTGTTATATCCATTAGCATCATATGTCATGGGCGCTAAATACATCACGACCCATAATTAAGACATACTTACCTCAATTTCATTGATTCTACATCAACAGTCTCGTCTTCGTCAAGAGAATTTACTAAAGCAATCAAATCGTCGGCAGCTATTTTCATATTCACGGCAGTGGGTCTGGCCGACACCATGTAGTTTAACCTCCCTTCAACTTCTTGTCGCAATGTTTTTTTGCAGTTATACACTTCCTGCTGAAGTTCAACTGCCAAACTTAAACATCCTACAATTGCAATTGCAGGGGCTCCACGAACCTACATAGAACAGGAGAGAACACTCTCAAAACTAATTTCCCATAAACATTATCCACGAACTTCAGGGCCAAAGCTCTGTCAATAAAGTCCAGCATATGACTTCCAACTTACCTGCATTTTGTTAATGGCATGCCATCCATCCTCCACTCCTTTTATGTTCACGTATTTCGTCTGTGTCGGCAGCAGCAATTGATCCAATACTTCAAGTTTCCCATTTCCATACTTGATAGCCTTCAGGGTCAtctcttcaacaacaacaaacc
It encodes the following:
- the LOC124165623 gene encoding methylthioribose-1-phosphate isomerase; its protein translation is MTLKAIKYGNGKLEVLDQLLLPTQTKYVNIKGVEDGWHAINKMQVRGAPAIAIVGCLSLAVELQQEVYNCKKTLRQEVEGRLNYMVSARPTAVNMKIAADDLIALVNSLDEDETVDVESMKLRFVQAIERMLDKDVSDNRAIGDNGSLAILSGKKMDGPVRILTHCNTGSLATASYGTALGVIRSLHANGKIDQVYCTETRPYNQGARLTAYELVQERIPATLLCDSMVAALMKKRHITAVVVGADRIAANGDTANKIGTYQIAVVAKHHGVPFYVAAPLTSIDFKIPSGDHIVIEERPDHEMTHIGDYRIAAPGISCWNPAFDVTPAELITGIITERGTFMPTEIENLRYISRQHMS